Proteins from a genomic interval of Danio rerio strain Tuebingen ecotype United States chromosome 4, GRCz12tu, whole genome shotgun sequence:
- the zdhhc17 gene encoding palmitoyltransferase ZDHHC17, with product MADALVGYEKEAGCVPILHPEEIKPQSHYNHGYNESRKSHVDDYSTWDIVKATQYGIFERCRELVEAGYDVRQPDKENVTLLHWAAINNRVDLVKYYISKGAIVDQLGGDLNSTPLHWATRQGHLSMVVQLMKYGADPSLIDGEGCSCVHLAAQFGHTSIVAYLIAKGQDVDMMDQNGMTPLMWAAYRTHSVDPTRLLLTFNVSVNLGDKYHKNTALHWAVLAGNTTVISLLLEANANVDAQNIKGETPLDLAKQRKNVWMINHLQEARQAKGYDSPSYLKRLKMDKEFRQKVMLGTPFLVIWLVGFIADLDIDSWLIKGVMYAVMWLVVQFLSKSFFDHSMHSALPLGIYLATKFWMYITWFYWFWNDLPFVTIHLPFLLNSLALFYNFGKSWKSDPGIIKASEEQKKKTIVELAETGSLDLSIFCSTCLIRKPIRSKHCAVCNRCIAKFDHHCPWVGNCVGSGNHRYFMGYLFFLLCMICWMMYGCICYWRIHCATSYTKDGFWIYITQIATCSPWMFWMFLNSVFHFMWVAVLIMCQLYQIAVLGITTNERMNARRYKHFKVTATSIESPFNHGCMRNLIDFFELRCCGLLRPVPIDWTSQYTIEYDQTSGSGYQLV from the exons GTATGGGATATTCGAGCGCTGCCGTGAGCTGGTGGAGGCCGGATATGACGTCCGTCAGCCGGACAAAGAAAACGTCACGCTCCTGCACTGGGCCGCAATCAACAACCGCGTAGATTTGGTCAA GTATTACATATCTAAAGGTGCTATAGTGGACCAGCTGGGAGGAGATCTCAACTCTACACCTCTGCACTGGGCTACAAG ACAAGGTCATCTCTCCATGGTGGTGCAGTTAATGAAGTATGGCGCTGATCCGTCTCTCATCGATGGCGAGGGGTGTAGTTGTGTTCATCTGGCTGCTCAATTTGGTCACACATCCATCGTGGCTTACCTCATCGCCAAGGGACAG GATGTGGATATGATGGATCAGAATGGCATGACCCCTTTGATGTGGGCTGCGTATCGGACACACAG TGTTGACCCGACACGACTGTTGCTGACGTTTAATGTGTCCGTGAATCTGGGTGATAAATATCATAAGAACACGGCTCTACATTGGGCGGTTCTGGCTGGAAACACAACAGTCATTAGCCTGCTTCTGGAGGCTAATGCTAACGTCGATGCACAGAACATCAAG GGAGAGACGCCGCTGGATCTGGCTAAACAGAGGAAAAATGTGTGGATGATCAATCATCTGCAGGAGGCCAGACAGGCCAAAGGCTACGACAGCCCGTCATATCTGAAACGACTCAAGATGGACAAG GAGTTCAGACAGAAGGTGATGTTGGGAACTCCCTTCCTGGTGATTTGGCTGGTGGGATTTATTGCTGATTTGGACATTGATTCGTGGCTCATCAAGGGTGTGATGTATGCGGTGATGTGGCTCGTCGTGCAATTCCTGTCCaa GTCTTTCTTTGATCACTCCATGCACAGCGCTCTTCCTCTGGGCATCTATCTGGCCACTAAATTCTGGATGTACATCACCTGGTTTTACTGGTTTTGGAATG ATCTCCCATTCGTCACTATCCACCTGCCCTTCCTGCTCAACAGTCTGGCTCTTTTCTACAACTTTGGCAAGTCCTGGAAGTCCGACCCTGGTATTATCAAAGCATCTGAAGAGCAGAAGAAAAAG ACTATAGTTGAATTGGCAGAAACAGGCAGTCTGGATCTCAGCATATTTTGCAGCACCTGTTTG ATACGGAAGCCTATCAGGTCAAAACACTGCGCCGTGTGCAATCGATGCATCGCCAAGTTTGACCACCACTGTCCGTGGGTTGGGAACTGCGTTG GAAGTGGAAACCATCGCTATTTTATGGGCTACTTGTTCTTCCTGTTGTGCATGATCTGTTGGATGATGTACGGATGCATTTGTT ACTGGAGGATTCACTGTGCCACCAGCTACACTAAAGACGGCTTCTGGATCTACATCACTCAGATCGCCACCTGCTCGCCGTGGATGTTCTGGATGTTTCTCAACAGCGTCTTTCACTTCATGTGGGTCGCGGTGCTCATCATGTGCCAGCTCTATCAG ATTGCTGTTCTGGGCATTACTACAAATGAGCGAATGAACGCCAGAAGATATAAGCACTTTAAAGTCACAGCCACGTCCATCGAGAGCCCATTCAA TCACGGCTGCATGCGTAACCTCATCGATTTCTTCGAGCTGCGCTGCTGTGGGCTCCTGCGGCCCGTGCCCATAGACTGGACCTCGCAGTACACAATAGAGTACGACCAGACGTCCGGCTCAGGATACCAGCTGGTGTAG
- the csrp2 gene encoding cysteine and glycine-rich protein 2 translates to MPNWGGGNKCCACNGTVYHAEEVQCDGKSFHKCCFLCMVCRKGLDSTTLAIHDQEIYCKSCYGKKYGPKGYGYGQGAGTLNMDRGERLGIKHEETHTHRPTTNTNTSKFAQKFGGSEKCARCGDAVYAAEKIMSAGKPWHKNCFRCAKCGKSLESTTQTEKDGEIYCKACYAKNFGPKGCGYGQGAGALVHAQ, encoded by the exons ATGCCAAACTGGGGCGGAGGTAACAAATGCTGCGCCTGCAACGGGACGGTTTATCATGCTGAAGAGGTTCAGTGTGACGGGAAGAGTTTTCACAAGTGCTGCTTCCTGTGCA tgGTCTGCAGGAAAGGTTTAGACAGCACTACTTTGGCCATCCATGATCAGGAGATCTACTGTAAGTCCTGCTATGGTAAAAAGTACGGGCCGAAGGGATACGGCTATGGTCAGGGAGCGGGAACGCTCAACATGGACCGCGGAGAGAGACTCGGCATCAAGCATGAAGA gacacacactcaccggcccaCAACCAACACAAACACGTCCAAGTTTGCACAGAAGTTTGGCGGATCAGAGAAGTGTGCGCGATGTGGAGACGCGGTGTACGCGGCCGAGAAAATCATGAGCGCTGGCAAG CCGTGGCATAAGAACTGCTTTCGCTGCGCCAAATGTGGGAAGAGTTTAGAGTCGACGACGCAGACGGAGAAAGATGGAGAAATCTACTGCAAAG cATGTTATGCAAAGAACTTTGGACCCAAAGGATGTGGATACGGTCAAGGAGCAGGAGCTCTGGTTCACGCTCAATGA